A genomic stretch from Shewanella woodyi ATCC 51908 includes:
- a CDS encoding MFS transporter translates to MNKNKLILALVLLTFFVVSFITNILGPLFPSLIADFNLSLALAGFLPFSFFAAYGVMSIPSGMLVDKFSEKPVLFLAFLMAALGSLLFGISPNFYMAMLSLFLIGTGMAMLQVAINPLLRVVGGEEHFAFYSVSAQLLFGAAGALSPLVYSKVVLAIDEPNTSSAMVSTLQALVPANMTWVSMYWIFALISLMMLMLITLLKFPKVERNEAESIGAVKVYVSLFKDKKIVLFFLAIAAYVGTEQGVANFISIFLQQQHGLDPVTQGTAVLSQFWLMLTLGCVLGLILVKFLDSRLVLKLFSVSAIISLTAGLFGSKEVALMAFPMVGFFLSVMWSVIFSLALNSVPKHHGSVAGILCTGIIGGGLASPMVGAIADISGDLRLGMVVVYITLFYILSVGFWAKPLINNKTINLFKNRKEETIQTSN, encoded by the coding sequence ATGAATAAGAACAAGCTGATTCTGGCCTTAGTTTTACTGACATTCTTCGTGGTGTCTTTTATTACCAATATACTCGGCCCCCTATTTCCCTCTTTGATAGCCGACTTTAATTTAAGTCTAGCACTCGCAGGATTCCTGCCCTTCTCCTTCTTTGCAGCATACGGGGTGATGTCTATCCCATCTGGGATGTTAGTCGACAAGTTCAGTGAAAAGCCAGTGCTCTTTCTGGCTTTTCTCATGGCAGCCTTAGGCTCACTACTGTTTGGAATATCACCGAACTTCTATATGGCGATGCTCTCTCTGTTTCTCATAGGTACAGGCATGGCGATGTTACAGGTAGCCATCAACCCACTATTACGAGTTGTTGGTGGTGAGGAGCATTTCGCTTTCTACTCAGTATCAGCCCAACTTCTCTTTGGGGCAGCCGGTGCTCTTAGCCCACTGGTCTACAGCAAGGTGGTGCTTGCCATCGACGAACCTAACACAAGCAGTGCCATGGTCAGCACCCTGCAAGCACTCGTCCCCGCAAATATGACTTGGGTCTCCATGTATTGGATATTTGCACTTATCTCATTAATGATGTTAATGCTTATCACCTTGCTTAAATTCCCTAAGGTTGAGCGTAATGAAGCGGAGTCCATCGGTGCAGTAAAAGTATATGTATCACTATTTAAAGATAAGAAAATTGTCCTATTCTTTCTTGCCATCGCCGCCTATGTGGGAACAGAACAAGGAGTTGCTAACTTCATCTCCATCTTCCTGCAACAGCAGCACGGATTAGATCCAGTAACCCAAGGAACAGCTGTATTAAGCCAGTTCTGGTTGATGCTGACACTAGGGTGTGTGCTCGGGCTAATACTGGTTAAGTTTTTAGACAGCAGACTCGTGCTCAAACTCTTCTCTGTCAGCGCCATCATCTCCCTAACGGCCGGATTATTTGGCAGTAAAGAGGTCGCATTAATGGCCTTTCCTATGGTTGGATTTTTCCTTTCAGTCATGTGGTCAGTCATCTTCTCATTGGCACTAAACTCAGTCCCCAAACATCATGGCTCTGTAGCAGGTATTCTCTGTACTGGCATTATTGGCGGTGGCCTTGCTTCACCTATGGTAGGGGCAATCGCCGACATATCTGGTGACCTTCGTCTGGGCATGGTCGTTGTTTACATCACTCTATTTTATATTTTGAGTGTTGGATTCTGGGCGAAACCACTCATCAATAATAAAACGATTAACCTATTTAAAAACAGAAAGGAGGAAACGATTCAAACAAGTAATTAA
- a CDS encoding family 20 glycosylhydrolase translates to MRRTLMVSLLAMSSAHAAAQSQQAQVTDFAKHLQVSYELLNASPELCPQELKKCYYSRIRLTTKEQLNLTDWNIYFSQLTPVIVNESSQFDIEHINGDLHRITPTGEFNTFAPNAEYSLTFYSQGSQITRAEFMPNFFVHTQGGEAQVIDSTKTKLDPETGLELQPYLEPFTDKQKQFRVNKSDNTQWADSALLYQQTQSVSETIDISAQLIPQPQSLIITDKLSQVDLTKGIVLKTKGISKQSLTPAINRLKLLGVAQTPNGLAVSVNLSPEKGAHLEHYRLTIDAQGIQIAAHSQVGAFYGLISLAGLIDTQNLTLPYLAIEDQPRYSFRGLHIDVARNFLSKDFILSTLDQMAAYKLNKLHLHLADDEGWRLEIPGLAELTKVGSRRCFNAPDDCLLPQLGSDISGSSQSDGYYSVDDYLEILAYANARHIQVIPSLDMPGHSRAAIHSMEARYRHYLAKGDLKAAERYRLVEPEDKTQYSSIQHYKDNTLNVCLDSTYLFIDKVIDEVQQLHLQAGTPLTTYHIGADETAGAWVDSPACDQLRSNFSEQIAGLHSLNGYFIERVSAMLAKKQIKVAGWNDGMGETRPDKMPKSVQTNSWSQLYSQGHIATHKQANYDWDTIISTPEVTYFDFPYEAHPQEPGNHWAARNISSRKVFEFMPDNLPAHAEIWTDINNQAYRSDDTTNPLRSGVKYQGLQGHLWSEMLRSDRQAQYMLFPRLLALAERAWHKAQWELDYDHSGKVYSSDSKHFTEDAIYAREQDWQRFASVLGRKELLKLEKAGVFYRIPTVGAKFKNGKLTIKTIFPGIPVEYQEKSGEWLPYQVNDEVTKPLKIRAMSQDLSRKGRALTL, encoded by the coding sequence ATGAGAAGGACCTTAATGGTAAGCCTACTGGCGATGTCATCTGCTCATGCCGCAGCACAGAGCCAGCAAGCTCAAGTCACTGACTTTGCCAAGCATCTTCAAGTTAGCTATGAGCTTTTGAATGCTTCACCTGAACTTTGCCCTCAAGAGCTGAAAAAATGTTACTACTCTCGTATCCGCTTAACCACTAAAGAGCAGTTAAACTTAACTGATTGGAATATCTACTTTAGCCAGCTCACTCCTGTGATAGTCAATGAGTCTTCCCAATTCGATATTGAGCATATTAATGGCGATCTTCACCGCATCACACCCACGGGAGAGTTCAATACCTTTGCTCCCAACGCTGAATACTCACTCACCTTCTATAGTCAAGGAAGCCAGATAACCCGCGCAGAGTTTATGCCTAACTTCTTCGTTCACACTCAAGGAGGTGAAGCTCAGGTTATCGACAGCACTAAAACTAAACTCGACCCTGAAACCGGCTTAGAGCTCCAGCCATACCTTGAGCCGTTTACCGATAAACAGAAACAGTTCAGGGTCAATAAAAGTGATAATACCCAGTGGGCCGACTCCGCCCTCCTCTATCAACAAACTCAATCGGTATCTGAAACGATCGATATTAGTGCCCAACTTATCCCTCAACCACAATCACTTATCATCACAGATAAGCTGTCTCAAGTGGATCTAACTAAGGGGATCGTGCTTAAAACAAAAGGAATAAGTAAGCAGTCACTCACCCCAGCAATCAATAGATTAAAGCTGTTAGGGGTAGCACAGACCCCTAACGGACTAGCTGTATCTGTTAATCTATCTCCTGAAAAAGGCGCGCATCTTGAACACTACAGGCTAACCATAGACGCGCAGGGAATACAGATAGCCGCCCATAGTCAGGTAGGTGCCTTCTATGGACTCATCTCGCTGGCAGGACTAATAGACACACAGAATTTAACCCTGCCCTATTTAGCAATAGAGGACCAACCCAGATATTCATTTAGGGGCCTACATATCGATGTCGCCCGTAACTTCCTCTCTAAAGATTTTATCTTAAGCACACTGGATCAGATGGCAGCATATAAATTAAATAAACTGCATCTACACCTTGCCGATGATGAAGGTTGGCGTCTTGAGATCCCAGGTTTGGCCGAACTAACAAAGGTTGGATCGAGACGCTGCTTTAATGCACCTGATGACTGCTTGCTCCCTCAACTTGGTAGCGATATCAGTGGCAGTAGTCAGAGTGACGGCTATTACAGCGTCGATGATTACCTTGAAATTTTGGCTTATGCCAACGCCCGCCATATTCAAGTGATCCCATCCTTAGATATGCCAGGGCACAGCCGCGCAGCCATTCACTCTATGGAAGCAAGATACCGTCACTATTTAGCCAAAGGTGACCTAAAAGCCGCTGAACGCTATCGACTCGTTGAACCTGAAGATAAAACCCAATACAGCTCAATACAGCACTACAAAGACAACACACTGAACGTCTGCTTAGACAGTACCTACCTCTTTATCGACAAGGTTATCGATGAGGTTCAGCAGTTGCATCTACAGGCAGGCACGCCATTAACCACCTACCATATCGGAGCTGATGAGACTGCAGGAGCTTGGGTAGACTCACCAGCTTGCGATCAGTTACGCAGTAACTTCAGCGAACAGATAGCAGGATTACATAGTTTAAATGGCTACTTTATTGAGCGGGTTTCAGCCATGCTAGCTAAAAAGCAGATAAAAGTGGCGGGTTGGAACGATGGCATGGGTGAAACTCGCCCTGATAAGATGCCCAAGTCGGTGCAAACCAACTCCTGGTCACAACTCTATAGCCAAGGCCATATCGCCACCCATAAACAAGCTAATTATGATTGGGATACCATCATCTCAACACCCGAGGTCACCTACTTCGACTTTCCCTATGAAGCGCATCCACAAGAGCCTGGAAACCACTGGGCAGCCAGAAATATCAGCAGTAGAAAGGTATTCGAGTTTATGCCCGATAACCTACCAGCCCACGCTGAAATTTGGACCGACATAAACAATCAGGCATACCGCTCAGACGATACCACCAATCCATTAAGGTCAGGGGTAAAATACCAAGGCCTTCAAGGCCACCTTTGGAGTGAGATGCTGCGCAGTGATAGACAAGCTCAATATATGCTTTTCCCCCGGCTATTAGCGCTAGCTGAACGTGCGTGGCATAAAGCTCAGTGGGAGCTCGACTATGATCACTCAGGTAAAGTTTACTCCAGCGACTCTAAACATTTTACCGAAGATGCGATATACGCAAGAGAGCAGGACTGGCAGAGGTTTGCATCCGTTTTAGGGCGTAAAGAGCTGCTCAAATTGGAAAAAGCGGGGGTGTTTTACCGTATTCCCACTGTCGGAGCTAAGTTCAAAAACGGCAAGCTAACCATTAAAACAATATTTCCAGGGATCCCTGTAGAGTATCAAGAAAAGTCAGGTGAATGGTTGCCATACCAAGTCAATGATGAGGTGACAAAGCCTCTAAAAATAAGAGCCATGAGTCAAGACTTGAGCCGAAAAGGCAGAGCACTGACCCTGTAA
- a CDS encoding ROK family protein, which produces MSFPSLVTLDIGGTKINAGRYVNGVIEDSRSFKFCANASLSEIECFIINCIDGFLIQSTTAICIGVPCIVDTQLGVVYDAVNIPAWKEFDLKSALQRRYHLDVYINNDVNCFTAGEHRFGAGQGYDDIIGLCLGTGVGAGYIINNELYQGHNCSAGEIGEVCYLTSTIDEYCSGRFFDLHIGASGTDLAVKARSGEAYAIEAYSQFGRHLAHAISHLLLILDPQVIVIGGSVAHSFDLFKEELWLGLADFPYNKVIENLKIIPSSNRDTALLGAAQLYLNQCKQNKKTEVTAQIVNSREVSAESYLTSPQPS; this is translated from the coding sequence ATGAGTTTTCCTTCACTTGTCACCCTTGATATTGGTGGCACCAAAATCAATGCAGGCCGTTATGTTAACGGTGTAATAGAGGATTCACGATCATTCAAGTTTTGCGCTAATGCAAGTTTGAGTGAAATTGAGTGTTTTATTATTAACTGCATTGATGGTTTTTTAATTCAAAGTACAACCGCTATCTGCATTGGTGTACCTTGTATTGTCGATACTCAGCTAGGGGTGGTTTATGACGCCGTTAATATACCCGCATGGAAAGAGTTTGATCTCAAAAGTGCGCTTCAGCGGCGTTATCATTTAGATGTCTATATCAATAATGACGTTAACTGTTTCACCGCAGGCGAACATAGATTCGGTGCAGGGCAAGGTTATGATGACATCATAGGTTTATGCCTTGGCACAGGTGTAGGCGCAGGATATATTATTAATAATGAGCTTTATCAAGGTCATAACTGTAGCGCAGGCGAAATTGGAGAGGTCTGTTATCTCACTTCGACTATTGATGAATACTGCTCAGGGCGCTTCTTCGATCTACATATAGGAGCTTCAGGCACTGATCTGGCAGTAAAGGCAAGGTCAGGTGAAGCTTACGCTATTGAAGCCTACTCTCAATTTGGTCGTCACTTAGCTCACGCTATCAGCCATCTACTGCTTATTCTTGACCCTCAGGTGATCGTGATTGGCGGTTCTGTCGCTCACTCATTCGATCTCTTTAAAGAGGAGCTATGGCTAGGGCTTGCAGATTTTCCCTATAACAAGGTAATCGAAAACCTTAAAATAATCCCATCGTCCAATAGAGATACAGCCCTGTTAGGTGCAGCCCAACTTTACCTTAATCAATGTAAACAGAATAAAAAAACAGAGGTCACAGCCCAAATAGTTAACTCTAGAGAGGTCTCAGCTGAGTCATACCTAACATCACCTCAACCCTCTTAA
- a CDS encoding carbohydrate-binding protein: MKLTTLTCALSLALASISYAQASDKTIYLTFDDGPMNATPALIDTLDNAGIKATFYINAWHLDGIADENEDQALSALIQTLKSGHVVANHSYDHMVHNCVEEFGPTSGAECNATGDHQINSYQDPVYDASMFSENLTVLESYIPNIQSYPNYKAASLARLPYTNGWRSSGELKGDGLCATSDDFKPWEPGYVCDAENPSNSSKAGVEVSNILADKGYLIHGWDLDWAPENWGIPYPANSLTEAEAFLGYVDAALNACAPVTINPVNSKTQTFPCGDALHADKVIILTHDFLFEDAKRGQGATLNLPKLAKFIELALAAGYQFDTMDNYAPQWLSETSYQEGDYVTYNNAVFKAVSAHTSQNNWAPTASSNLWLKSTPSSVWTENVSYQAGESVTYMGQTYTVIADHVSQTLWAPDVSDTLFLAN, translated from the coding sequence GTGAAATTAACAACTCTAACCTGCGCACTATCACTAGCTCTTGCCTCTATTTCATATGCACAAGCCAGTGATAAAACCATCTACTTAACATTCGATGATGGCCCGATGAATGCAACTCCAGCACTCATTGACACCTTAGATAATGCAGGTATTAAAGCGACTTTCTATATCAATGCTTGGCACTTAGATGGCATCGCTGATGAAAACGAAGATCAGGCTCTTTCTGCACTAATTCAAACATTAAAAAGCGGACATGTGGTAGCTAACCACAGTTATGACCATATGGTACATAACTGTGTCGAGGAGTTTGGCCCAACAAGTGGCGCTGAGTGTAATGCCACTGGTGATCATCAAATTAACTCCTATCAAGATCCTGTATATGATGCCTCTATGTTCAGTGAAAACCTCACTGTTTTAGAGTCTTACATACCAAACATTCAAAGCTACCCTAACTATAAAGCAGCTAGCCTAGCTCGCCTACCATACACTAATGGCTGGCGCTCAAGCGGTGAGCTAAAAGGGGATGGCCTGTGTGCGACCTCTGATGACTTTAAGCCTTGGGAGCCTGGTTATGTTTGTGATGCTGAAAATCCATCAAACAGTTCAAAAGCAGGTGTTGAGGTATCAAATATCCTTGCTGATAAAGGTTATCTTATCCATGGTTGGGATCTCGACTGGGCACCTGAAAACTGGGGGATCCCATACCCAGCGAACAGCCTAACAGAAGCCGAAGCCTTTCTCGGTTATGTTGATGCAGCACTTAATGCCTGTGCACCGGTAACCATCAACCCCGTTAACTCAAAGACACAAACCTTCCCATGTGGTGATGCTCTGCACGCAGATAAGGTTATTATCTTAACCCATGACTTCCTGTTCGAAGATGCTAAGCGTGGCCAAGGTGCAACCTTGAACCTACCAAAACTGGCTAAGTTTATTGAGCTTGCACTGGCTGCAGGTTATCAATTCGATACTATGGATAACTATGCACCACAATGGTTAAGCGAAACTAGCTACCAAGAGGGTGACTATGTTACCTACAATAATGCTGTATTTAAGGCGGTTTCTGCCCATACATCCCAAAATAACTGGGCACCAACAGCCAGCTCAAACCTATGGTTAAAGAGCACACCAAGCTCAGTTTGGACTGAAAATGTTAGTTATCAAGCTGGCGAGAGCGTCACTTATATGGGGCAGACATATACTGTAATTGCTGACCATGTATCTCAAACTCTTTGGGCACCAGATGTTAGCGATACACTGTTCTTAGCAAACTAA